One part of the Arabidopsis thaliana chromosome 4, partial sequence genome encodes these proteins:
- a CDS encoding Protein kinase superfamily protein, whose amino-acid sequence MGCIISYRRNKPAAPTGLPENRPRFHTLPSERRIANDQAQKVTELLKMSDKLGPKELKREESILVVNVHPRSSELAASGWPPWLISVAGEALVGWTPGRESHFEKQEQIGGGTFSKVFKARDLLRNKTVALKRIRFDINNSESIKCIAREIIILRKLDHPNVIKLEGLMLVDHDSSTLYLIFEYMEHDLLGLSSLLGVHFSEPQVKCYMRQLLRGLDHCHTNHVLHRDMKSSNLLINGDGVLKIADFGLATFFDPHNSVPLTTHVATLWYRPPELLLGASHYGIGVDLWSTGCVIGELYAGKPILPGKNETDQLHKIFKLCGSPSDDYWTKLKLQLSTPLRPIYPYGSHIAETFKQFPASVISLLETLLSIDPDFRGTAASALKSKYFKTEPLACDPSCLPKYPSSKEINIKMRDNTRKQASQIRRTDEAQAVQPILADSSPTKPMQRKSSNSKSRDSSLTKSYEEDKTSSLPDHSAGKMQTSTDMITEDETNAKVSYMDPSTEEPNLGGSVNMEERIPWPMSPSTLHPTAFLPSLYENGTSSSGGLGIRPTLIENYTVI is encoded by the exons ATGGGTTGTATCATTTCTTATCGGAGGAATAAACCGGCGGCACCAACAGGATTGCCGGAAAACCGTCCTCGTTTCCATACTCTTCCATCAGAAAGAAGAATAGCAAATGATCAAGCCCAAAAGGTGACAGAATTGTTGAAGATGAGTGATAAATTAGGTCCAAAGGAgctgaagagagaagaaagtatTCTCGTTGTTAATGTTCATCCTCGCTCATCGGAATTAGCTGCCTCTGGTTGGCCACCGTGGCTTATTTCTGTAGCTGGTGAAGCCCTTGTTGGTTGGACCCCTGGTCGTGAATCTcactttgagaagcaagaacaA ATTGGGGGAGGAACATTCAGTAAGGTGTTCAAAGCTAGAGATCTTCTTCGTAACAAGACCGTGGCTTTGAAGAGAATCCGGTTCGATATCAACAACTCAGAAAGCATCAAATGTATAGCCAGAGAGATCATAATCCTGCGCAAGTTGGATCATCCCAATGTCATCAAATTAGAAGGGTTAATGCTTGTAGACCACGATTCCTCTACCCTTTACCTGATCTTTGAGTACATGGAACATGACCTCTTGGGACTCTCTTCATTACTCGGTGTACATTTCTCAGAACCTCAG GTTAAATGCTACATGAGGCAGCTCTTAAGAGGGCTTGATCATTGTCACACTAATCATGTACTCCATCGGGATATGAAAAGCTCGAACCTTCTGATCAACGGTGATGGAGTCCTCAAGATTGCAGATTTTGGGTTAGCTACGTTCTTCGATCCTCATAACAGTGTTCCTTTGACAACCCATGTTGCAACTCTATGGTATCGACCTCCTGAGCTTTTGCTTGGAGCTTCTCATTACGGTATTGGAGTTGACTTGTGGAGCACAGGCTGCGTAATAGGTGAATTATATGCCGGAAAGCCTATTCTTCCAGGAAAAAATGAG ACAGACCAACTGCACAAGATATTCAAGTTGTGTGGATCGCCTTCAGATGATTATTGGACAAAACTAAAGCTACAGCTTTCAACTCCACTGAGACCCATCTATCCATATGGATCACATATAGCAGAGACATTTAAACAGTTTCCAGCTTCAGTTATTTCGCTCTTAGAAACTTTGCTCTCAATAGATCCAGATTTCCGAGGCACTGCAGCTAGTGCTCTCAAGAGTAAA TACTTCAAAACTGAGCCATTGGCTTGTGATCCATCTTGTCTACCAAAATACCCTTCAAGTAAGGAAATCAACATCAAGATGCGCGATAACACTAGAAAACAAGCTTCACAAATAAGAAGAACAGACGAAGCTCAAGCTGTTCAGCCAATTCTAGCAGATTCGTCTCCCACAAAGCCGATGCAG AGAAAGTCCTCAAATTCCAAGAGCAGAGACAGTTCACTTACAAAGTCTTACGAGGAAGACAAGACTTCCAGTTTACCGGACCATTCTGCTGGGAAAATGCAAACATCTACAGACATGATAACTGAAGATGAAACTAACGCGAAAGTCTCTTACATGGACCCATCTACAGAAGAACCGAATCTAGGCGGATCAGTGAATATGGAGGAACGCATACCTTGGCCAATGAGTCCATCTACACTTCACCCAACAGCATTTCTGCCTAGCCTTTACGAGAATGGAACATCTTCGTCGGGAGGACTAGGAATCAGACCCACACTGATTGAGAATTATACTGTCATTTAG
- a CDS encoding Protein kinase superfamily protein (Protein kinase superfamily protein; FUNCTIONS IN: protein serine/threonine kinase activity, protein kinase activity, kinase activity, ATP binding; INVOLVED IN: protein amino acid phosphorylation, N-terminal protein myristoylation; EXPRESSED IN: 6 plant structures; EXPRESSED DURING: 4 anthesis; CONTAINS InterPro DOMAIN/s: Protein kinase, ATP binding site (InterPro:IPR017441), Serine/threonine-protein kinase domain (InterPro:IPR002290), Serine/threonine-protein kinase-like domain (InterPro:IPR017442), Serine/threonine-protein kinase, active site (InterPro:IPR008271), Protein kinase-like domain (InterPro:IPR011009), Protein kinase, catalytic domain (InterPro:IPR000719), Tyrosine-protein kinase, catalytic domain (InterPro:IPR020635); BEST Arabidopsis thaliana protein match is: Protein kinase superfamily protein (TAIR:AT5G44290.4); Has 118966 Blast hits to 117574 proteins in 4245 species: Archae - 76; Bacteria - 12826; Metazoa - 44896; Fungi - 12146; Plants - 29372; Viruses - 432; Other Eukaryotes - 19218 (source: NCBI BLink).) has translation MGCIISYRRNKPAAPTGLPENRPRFHTLPSERRIANDQAQKVTELLKMSDKLGPKELKREESILVVNVHPRSSELAASGWPPWLISVAGEALVGWTPGRESHFEKQEQIGGGTFSKVFKARDLLRNKTVALKRIRFDINNSESIKCIAREIIILRKLDHPNVIKLEGLMLVDHDSSTLYLIFEYMEHDLLGLSSLLGVHFSEPQVKCYMRQLLRGLDHCHTNHVLHRDMKSSNLLINGDGVLKIADFGLATFFDPHNSVPLTTHVATLWYRPPELLLGASHYGIGVDLWSTGCVIGELYAGKPILPGKNETDQLHKIFKLCGSPSDDYWTKLKLQLSTPLRPIYPYGSHIAETFKQFPASVISLLETLLSIDPDFRGTAASALKSKYFKTEPLACDPSCLPKYPSSKEINIKMRDNTRKQASQIRRTDEAQAVQPILADSSPTKPMQVSLYSYGFLVS, from the exons ATGGGTTGTATCATTTCTTATCGGAGGAATAAACCGGCGGCACCAACAGGATTGCCGGAAAACCGTCCTCGTTTCCATACTCTTCCATCAGAAAGAAGAATAGCAAATGATCAAGCCCAAAAGGTGACAGAATTGTTGAAGATGAGTGATAAATTAGGTCCAAAGGAgctgaagagagaagaaagtatTCTCGTTGTTAATGTTCATCCTCGCTCATCGGAATTAGCTGCCTCTGGTTGGCCACCGTGGCTTATTTCTGTAGCTGGTGAAGCCCTTGTTGGTTGGACCCCTGGTCGTGAATCTcactttgagaagcaagaacaA ATTGGGGGAGGAACATTCAGTAAGGTGTTCAAAGCTAGAGATCTTCTTCGTAACAAGACCGTGGCTTTGAAGAGAATCCGGTTCGATATCAACAACTCAGAAAGCATCAAATGTATAGCCAGAGAGATCATAATCCTGCGCAAGTTGGATCATCCCAATGTCATCAAATTAGAAGGGTTAATGCTTGTAGACCACGATTCCTCTACCCTTTACCTGATCTTTGAGTACATGGAACATGACCTCTTGGGACTCTCTTCATTACTCGGTGTACATTTCTCAGAACCTCAG GTTAAATGCTACATGAGGCAGCTCTTAAGAGGGCTTGATCATTGTCACACTAATCATGTACTCCATCGGGATATGAAAAGCTCGAACCTTCTGATCAACGGTGATGGAGTCCTCAAGATTGCAGATTTTGGGTTAGCTACGTTCTTCGATCCTCATAACAGTGTTCCTTTGACAACCCATGTTGCAACTCTATGGTATCGACCTCCTGAGCTTTTGCTTGGAGCTTCTCATTACGGTATTGGAGTTGACTTGTGGAGCACAGGCTGCGTAATAGGTGAATTATATGCCGGAAAGCCTATTCTTCCAGGAAAAAATGAG ACAGACCAACTGCACAAGATATTCAAGTTGTGTGGATCGCCTTCAGATGATTATTGGACAAAACTAAAGCTACAGCTTTCAACTCCACTGAGACCCATCTATCCATATGGATCACATATAGCAGAGACATTTAAACAGTTTCCAGCTTCAGTTATTTCGCTCTTAGAAACTTTGCTCTCAATAGATCCAGATTTCCGAGGCACTGCAGCTAGTGCTCTCAAGAGTAAA TACTTCAAAACTGAGCCATTGGCTTGTGATCCATCTTGTCTACCAAAATACCCTTCAAGTAAGGAAATCAACATCAAGATGCGCGATAACACTAGAAAACAAGCTTCACAAATAAGAAGAACAGACGAAGCTCAAGCTGTTCAGCCAATTCTAGCAGATTCGTCTCCCACAAAGCCGATGCAGGTATCTCTCTACTCTTACGGTTTCTTGGTTTCTTGA
- the AGL19 gene encoding AGAMOUS-like 19 (AGAMOUS-like 19 (AGL19); CONTAINS InterPro DOMAIN/s: Transcription factor, MADS-box (InterPro:IPR002100), Transcription factor, K-box (InterPro:IPR002487); BEST Arabidopsis thaliana protein match is: AGAMOUS-like 14 (TAIR:AT4G11880.1); Has 7291 Blast hits to 7288 proteins in 921 species: Archae - 2; Bacteria - 15; Metazoa - 646; Fungi - 323; Plants - 6182; Viruses - 0; Other Eukaryotes - 123 (source: NCBI BLink).) → MVRGKTEMKRIENATSRQVTFSKRRNGLLKKAFELSVLCDAEVALVIFSPRSKLYEFSSSSIAATIERYQRRIKEIGNNHKRNDNSQQARDETSGLTKKIEQLEISKRKLLGEGIDACSIEELQQLENQLDRSLSRIRAKKYQLLREEIEKLKAEERNLVKENKDLKEKWLGMGTATIASSQSTLSSSEVNIDDNMEVETGLFIGPPETRQSKKFPPQN, encoded by the exons ATGGTGAGGGGCAAAACGGAGATGAAGAGGATAGAGAACGCAACAAGCAGGCAAGTGACGTTTtcgaagagaagaaatggaCTCTTGAAGAAAGCCTTCGAATTATCGGTCCTTTGTGATGCTGAAGTTGCTTTGGTTATCTTCTCTCCAAGATCCAAACTCTATGAGTTCTCTAGCTCTAG TATAGCAGCAACAATTGAACGCTATCAGAGACGAATAAAAGAAATTGGGAATAATCATAAGAGAAATGATAATTCTCAG CAAGCGAGAGACGAAACATCTGGATTGACAAAAAAGATTGAACAGCTAGAGATATCTAAACG AAAATTGCTTGGAGAAGGCATTGATGCATGTTCCATCGAGGAGCTGCAACAGTTAGAGAATCAGTTGGACCGAAGCTTGAGCAGGATAAGAGCCAAGAAG tACCAATTACTCCGTGAAGAAATTGAGAAGTTGAAGGCAGAG GAGAGGAATCTCGTTAAGGAAAATAAAGATCTGAAGGAGAAG TGGCTTGGAATGGGAACAGCAACAATAGCATCATCACAATCAAcgttatcatcatcagaagTGAACATAGATGACAATATGGAAGTGGAGACTGGTTTGTTCATTGGACCTCCTGAGACAAGACAATCCAAAAAATTCCCTCCTCAAAATTAA
- the AGL19 gene encoding AGAMOUS-like 19 translates to MVRGKTEMKRIENATSRQVTFSKRRNGLLKKAFELSVLCDAEVALVIFSPRSKLYEFSSSSIAATIERYQRRIKEIGNNHKRNDNSQQARDETSGLTKKIEQLEISKRKLLGEGIDACSIEELQQLENQLDRSLSRIRAKKYQLLREEIEKLKAEERNLVKENKDLKEKVQF, encoded by the exons ATGGTGAGGGGCAAAACGGAGATGAAGAGGATAGAGAACGCAACAAGCAGGCAAGTGACGTTTtcgaagagaagaaatggaCTCTTGAAGAAAGCCTTCGAATTATCGGTCCTTTGTGATGCTGAAGTTGCTTTGGTTATCTTCTCTCCAAGATCCAAACTCTATGAGTTCTCTAGCTCTAG TATAGCAGCAACAATTGAACGCTATCAGAGACGAATAAAAGAAATTGGGAATAATCATAAGAGAAATGATAATTCTCAG CAAGCGAGAGACGAAACATCTGGATTGACAAAAAAGATTGAACAGCTAGAGATATCTAAACG AAAATTGCTTGGAGAAGGCATTGATGCATGTTCCATCGAGGAGCTGCAACAGTTAGAGAATCAGTTGGACCGAAGCTTGAGCAGGATAAGAGCCAAGAAG tACCAATTACTCCGTGAAGAAATTGAGAAGTTGAAGGCAGAG GAGAGGAATCTCGTTAAGGAAAATAAAGATCTGAAGGAGAAGGTACAGTTTTAG